In a single window of the Melioribacteraceae bacterium genome:
- a CDS encoding FRG domain-containing protein, with product MWDIKTDYKNLSKVETSLYGEVWAPNDFGQYSRFVSYLAEVIGQNAIWRGQSIINWPFHSSAVRRILKFGWSEKGGIDSPHAKFDYETNNLRKVVTEYEQQLLIEARRMGYDYQNGRRLYDLELLAILQHYGAATRLIDFTKNAFIALWFACQSDKNETGVVFTGRLDSKKGRTKRLINYNDIMIPIDKLLRNNQDTMFIWEPMHIFQRMKMQQGIFLVSEPIADTWGSLPIKSVGIPDPKVWNFDCSLIPIAITPKLKEDMNSMESNYWSGLFGYSVATLFPEIDGFCKYHSSEQDYDLNFPFPEKVKWEFL from the coding sequence ATGTGGGACATAAAAACAGATTATAAAAATCTTTCTAAAGTTGAAACTTCGCTTTATGGAGAAGTTTGGGCACCAAATGATTTTGGACAGTATTCTAGATTTGTTTCATATCTAGCTGAGGTTATTGGCCAGAATGCAATTTGGAGAGGACAGTCAATAATTAACTGGCCATTCCATTCTTCGGCAGTTCGTAGAATCTTAAAATTTGGTTGGTCTGAAAAAGGAGGTATAGATAGTCCGCATGCTAAATTCGACTATGAAACTAATAATTTGCGGAAGGTAGTCACAGAGTATGAACAACAACTATTAATCGAAGCTAGAAGAATGGGATATGATTATCAAAACGGTAGAAGATTATACGACCTTGAATTATTAGCTATTCTTCAACATTATGGTGCAGCTACACGTTTAATTGATTTTACTAAAAACGCTTTTATTGCTCTTTGGTTTGCGTGTCAATCTGATAAGAATGAAACTGGTGTTGTTTTTACTGGAAGACTGGATAGTAAAAAAGGTAGAACAAAAAGGCTTATAAATTATAATGATATTATGATACCAATAGATAAACTATTAAGAAACAACCAAGATACAATGTTCATTTGGGAACCTATGCACATATTTCAAAGAATGAAAATGCAACAAGGAATATTTTTAGTTAGCGAACCGATTGCTGATACATGGGGTAGTTTACCAATAAAGAGTGTTGGCATTCCAGATCCAAAAGTTTGGAACTTTGACTGTAGTCTTATTCCGATTGCGATCACTCCAAAGCTTAAAGAAGATATGAATTCTATGGAATCAAATTATTGGAGTGGACTATTTGGTTATTCTGTTGCGACTTTATTCCCTGAAATAGATGGTTTTTGTAAGTATCATAGTTCTGAACAAGATTATGATTTAAATTTTCCTTTCCCAGAAAAAGTAAAATGGGAATTCTTATAA